A stretch of Lentibacillus sp. JNUCC-1 DNA encodes these proteins:
- a CDS encoding NifU family protein: MQEQVQEVLNKLRPFLLRDGGDVELVDVDEDGIVLLRLMGACGNCPSSTITLKAGIERALMAEVPGVREIEQVF; the protein is encoded by the coding sequence ATGCAGGAACAAGTACAGGAAGTTTTGAATAAATTACGTCCATTTTTGCTTCGTGATGGAGGAGACGTAGAACTCGTTGATGTTGATGAAGATGGAATTGTACTTCTTCGTCTGATGGGCGCTTGCGGCAACTGTCCCAGCTCAACCATCACATTGAAAGCCGGTATCGAGCGCGCCTTGATGGCTGAAGTTCCCGGTGTGAGAGAAATCGAACAGGTCTTTTAA
- a CDS encoding 3D domain-containing protein → MIGLFFAALYSTFMFVTNMSLSDVHTFMNTEKGEEEIAATPTAASKDRDIALQLKNVKADSSGQGMDKPKTLEDTIDLSGYPRDRVIATGYTAGAESTGKTSDHPQYGITYSGLEVERNIYSTIAADLDVYPLGTILFIPGYGYGVVADKGSAIQGNKIDLYYPTVKEVFANWGKRELDVYVIEMGDGDLTEETFNKLNETEALQVFREQIINP, encoded by the coding sequence ATGATCGGATTATTCTTTGCAGCGCTCTATTCTACATTTATGTTTGTAACCAATATGTCCCTTTCAGATGTTCATACCTTCATGAACACAGAAAAAGGTGAAGAAGAAATTGCTGCAACGCCAACTGCTGCTTCAAAAGATAGAGATATAGCTTTACAGCTTAAAAATGTAAAAGCAGATAGCTCGGGCCAAGGAATGGACAAGCCTAAAACCCTTGAGGACACAATCGACTTATCGGGATACCCACGTGACCGAGTCATTGCCACTGGGTATACGGCAGGTGCTGAATCAACTGGAAAAACGTCAGACCACCCACAATACGGTATTACGTATTCAGGACTCGAAGTCGAACGTAACATTTATTCAACAATAGCAGCTGACTTGGACGTATATCCTTTAGGGACCATACTTTTTATCCCAGGTTATGGATATGGTGTGGTGGCAGATAAGGGCTCAGCAATCCAAGGGAATAAAATAGATCTTTATTACCCTACAGTTAAAGAAGTATTTGCCAATTGGGGCAAGAGAGAACTAGATGTCTATGTGATTGAAATGGGAGATGGCGATTTAACGGAAGAAACATTTAATAAACTGAATGAAACAGAAGCGTTGCAAGTATTTCGAGAACAGATTATTAATCCTTAA
- a CDS encoding kinase-associated lipoprotein B, with the protein MAQVFNTGETVRAHQKSGTYIGKIIQDRGEQYLVEVLAVEKHPLQGDIHNYGQTEGVFFHERKALAPHEKMNVKKAAVHPYEGAIPDYGPSLKQAVEDLKNKLSKKDTPFNHKALQTLENLEQTVYHQLYYT; encoded by the coding sequence ATGGCACAAGTATTTAATACAGGAGAGACCGTACGCGCCCATCAGAAATCCGGCACATACATAGGGAAAATCATACAAGACCGCGGAGAACAGTATTTAGTGGAAGTCCTCGCTGTCGAAAAACATCCGCTGCAAGGCGATATTCACAATTATGGACAGACAGAGGGCGTCTTTTTTCATGAACGAAAGGCTCTGGCGCCACATGAAAAAATGAATGTTAAAAAAGCAGCGGTTCATCCTTATGAAGGCGCTATTCCCGACTATGGTCCTTCTTTAAAACAAGCAGTTGAAGATCTGAAAAACAAACTATCCAAAAAAGACACACCATTTAACCATAAAGCGCTACAGACATTAGAAAATCTTGAACAGACCGTGTACCATCAGTTGTACTACACATAA
- a CDS encoding phosphocarrier protein HPr, with the protein MKEQTFTITAETGVHARPATLLVNKAGQYQSEVEVSYNGKTVNLKSIMGVMSLGIPKGAEITVKVDGNDEEDAMNGVAEVIKEQLGE; encoded by the coding sequence ATGAAAGAACAAACATTTACAATTACTGCTGAAACAGGTGTCCACGCTCGTCCTGCCACATTGTTGGTGAATAAGGCGGGACAGTATCAGTCAGAGGTAGAGGTTTCATATAATGGCAAAACAGTTAATTTGAAGTCAATTATGGGCGTTATGTCACTGGGGATTCCTAAAGGAGCAGAAATCACTGTGAAGGTTGACGGAAACGATGAAGAAGATGCCATGAATGGCGTTGCTGAAGTGATTAAAGAACAATTGGGTGAATAA
- a CDS encoding YuiB family protein produces the protein MIQAFVEVILFFVMFFGLAFILNMLLRRTWLMSGLYIIIIIIMIDGVSTIEYFTNPKSTFSIAWDKLTGIGAFDYIVFLAGFIGTIVSGIVIKKLRKSGYQMF, from the coding sequence ATGATTCAGGCATTTGTTGAAGTGATCTTATTTTTTGTGATGTTTTTTGGACTGGCATTTATTTTAAATATGCTGTTGCGGCGTACTTGGCTGATGTCAGGACTTTATATTATTATCATTATCATTATGATCGACGGGGTATCGACTATTGAATATTTCACCAATCCAAAATCAACTTTCAGTATCGCATGGGATAAACTGACAGGCATTGGCGCATTTGATTATATTGTGTTTTTGGCAGGTTTTATAGGGACGATCGTCTCGGGTATTGTCATTAAAAAACTAAGAAAAAGTGGCTATCAGATGTTTTAA
- a CDS encoding cation:proton antiporter — MLDNLPILLDAGLILIGIFLLGFFALKVKIPSVVFYILFGISLTGLLDHNQLLHFSSEVAIVLLFFLLGLEFSTKRLGDIAKKIWHAGLLDVVLSFGITMLIAILFGMDLMTAFLIGGITYATSSSITAKLLDDKGRMANTETEFMLGLLIFEDLVAPVAVAVMIALSTGEAFTTGALLILVGKIVGLALVAIVLGKTLFLHFEEFLEKLEEEDIKIALLVGIAISYGGLATYLGLSDVLGAFLAGVMLAEIGKVELIKGIVTPVRDLLLPTFFVYFGTTISLGAGVPMPVLLVVLLIWSIVAKVLVGMIGGKWYGLSPRVSFRAGLSFCARGEFSVVIASIAVGAIKVFSGVYIVLAAFLGMILFNMAPAITTKVYGKPVKKKQGIKVPGS; from the coding sequence TTGCTGGATAATTTGCCGATTTTGCTTGATGCCGGACTGATTTTAATTGGAATATTCCTCCTCGGCTTCTTTGCTTTAAAAGTCAAGATACCCAGTGTTGTGTTTTATATTCTATTCGGTATTTCATTAACTGGCCTTCTGGATCATAACCAGTTGCTTCACTTTTCAAGCGAAGTCGCTATTGTCTTGCTATTCTTTTTGCTGGGATTGGAATTCAGTACGAAACGTCTTGGAGACATTGCCAAGAAAATTTGGCATGCTGGTTTGCTTGACGTCGTGCTGAGTTTTGGCATAACGATGTTGATCGCAATTTTATTCGGCATGGATCTGATGACAGCCTTCTTGATCGGTGGTATTACGTACGCAACCAGCTCATCCATCACGGCAAAGCTTCTGGATGATAAAGGGCGCATGGCTAATACAGAAACAGAGTTCATGCTTGGTTTGCTTATCTTTGAAGACTTAGTTGCCCCAGTTGCAGTGGCAGTCATGATTGCTCTTTCAACCGGTGAGGCGTTTACAACTGGTGCGTTGCTGATTTTAGTTGGAAAAATAGTCGGTCTGGCCCTTGTCGCTATAGTGCTTGGCAAGACCTTATTTCTGCATTTTGAGGAATTTCTTGAGAAATTGGAAGAAGAGGATATCAAAATTGCTTTGCTTGTGGGAATTGCCATTTCTTACGGCGGGCTAGCAACATACTTAGGGCTCTCTGATGTTCTTGGCGCATTTCTTGCGGGCGTGATGCTTGCTGAGATTGGGAAAGTGGAACTGATCAAAGGTATTGTCACACCAGTAAGAGATTTGCTTTTGCCTACTTTTTTCGTTTACTTCGGGACAACCATTAGCCTTGGCGCTGGTGTTCCGATGCCTGTGTTGCTTGTGGTGTTGCTCATATGGTCAATTGTGGCAAAAGTGCTCGTTGGCATGATTGGCGGGAAGTGGTATGGGTTATCACCGCGCGTATCATTTAGAGCTGGGCTGTCCTTCTGTGCGCGTGGAGAGTTCTCGGTCGTCATCGCAAGTATAGCCGTTGGTGCGATAAAAGTATTCTCAGGTGTTTATATTGTCCTGGCCGCTTTTCTCGGCATGATTTTGTTTAACATGGCGCCGGCGATCACTACTAAAGTTTACGGTAAGCCTGTTAAGAAAAAGCAAGGCATCAAGGTTCCAGGTTCATAA
- a CDS encoding cation:proton antiporter regulatory subunit — translation MKISVSKLPGIGQKITFKASEGSMLVIVVHHTGKRELYFFEDSDQDEADFVMDLSPDETRELAAQLLGATYQPADIEKIRMFKKQIIVDYIKITEQSPLIYKTIEESDIRNHTGATIIGIVHGDDVIAIPEIDTTLKPGDVVMAVGKDEQISALSKLCKGEG, via the coding sequence ATGAAGATATCTGTTTCCAAACTGCCCGGAATTGGACAAAAAATTACGTTTAAAGCCTCTGAAGGCAGTATGCTGGTGATTGTTGTTCATCATACAGGAAAAAGAGAGTTATATTTTTTTGAAGACAGTGATCAGGATGAAGCTGATTTTGTAATGGATTTATCTCCTGATGAAACAAGGGAATTAGCTGCTCAACTGCTAGGGGCAACATACCAGCCCGCAGACATTGAAAAGATTCGAATGTTCAAGAAACAGATCATCGTTGATTACATTAAAATTACTGAGCAGTCACCGCTTATATACAAAACGATAGAGGAATCAGATATCCGCAACCATACAGGTGCTACAATTATCGGCATCGTGCATGGAGACGATGTCATTGCTATACCGGAAATCGATACGACATTAAAGCCGGGCGATGTCGTCATGGCAGTCGGCAAGGACGAGCAGATATCGGCATTGTCAAAGCTATGTAAAGGCGAAGGGTGA
- a CDS encoding YuzD family protein, with product MTSSILITVYGAEQICASCVGAPGSKDTYEWLQAAIGRKYEDDHIAYEYVDIDQPQNDEQHHAFVERIFDEDLFYPIVFVNNEMVAEGIPRLKEVYKELDASGLSRNN from the coding sequence ATGACAAGTTCAATATTGATTACAGTGTATGGGGCTGAACAAATCTGTGCCAGCTGTGTCGGTGCACCAGGATCTAAAGATACCTACGAGTGGCTGCAAGCCGCAATTGGCCGCAAATATGAGGACGATCATATCGCTTATGAATACGTAGATATCGATCAGCCTCAAAACGATGAACAGCACCATGCGTTTGTGGAACGTATTTTTGACGAGGATTTGTTTTATCCCATTGTGTTTGTTAATAATGAAATGGTTGCAGAGGGCATACCACGCTTGAAAGAAGTTTATAAAGAACTTGATGCTTCTGGGCTAAGCAGAAATAATTGA
- a CDS encoding divergent PAP2 family protein, giving the protein MDLILNFPLIAALSAIVFAQVVKIPIRLIVTHEFKPGLAFSTGGMPSSHSAAVSALTTGIGIIDGVSSTLFAVSCVFSIIIMFDASGVRRQAGEHAILLNQLIRDFQYFVGEAKDWQRKEAYEKRKELKELLGHQPIEVFFGSISGIILAFLLYNLY; this is encoded by the coding sequence ATGGATTTAATACTCAATTTCCCCTTAATTGCAGCTTTGTCTGCAATCGTTTTTGCCCAAGTTGTCAAAATACCAATTCGCTTAATTGTTACCCATGAATTCAAGCCGGGGCTTGCTTTCAGCACAGGCGGGATGCCCAGCAGCCATTCGGCAGCTGTTTCAGCTCTTACAACAGGAATCGGGATCATCGACGGTGTCTCCTCTACGTTGTTTGCCGTGTCATGTGTCTTTAGCATTATTATTATGTTTGATGCCTCGGGAGTTCGTAGGCAAGCAGGCGAGCACGCCATTTTGCTTAACCAGCTGATCAGGGATTTCCAATATTTTGTCGGCGAAGCAAAAGACTGGCAGCGAAAAGAAGCTTATGAAAAACGCAAAGAATTAAAAGAGCTGCTCGGTCACCAGCCTATAGAAGTTTTTTTTGGAAGTATCTCCGGAATTATACTCGCTTTTTTATTGTATAACTTATACTAA
- a CDS encoding superoxide dismutase family protein yields MRVFILTLMLFLMACQQQEDTTRDVDMYNSSGDMIGTAKLSESPEGVNVKLKLEGLIPGFHGIHVHEFPKCEGPDFKSAGNHFNPEGKEHGLLHPEGPHLGDLPNIEADSGGLVDAELMVSGATLLDGKKSILQGEGTSLIIQEGPDDGMSQPGGDAGARIVCGVIKTDEEAGGEESPTDPTDFNEEQEE; encoded by the coding sequence ATGCGTGTATTTATTTTGACACTGATGCTTTTTCTGATGGCCTGTCAGCAGCAGGAGGATACCACACGAGATGTGGATATGTATAACTCATCTGGGGATATGATTGGTACAGCGAAATTATCGGAATCTCCAGAGGGTGTGAATGTTAAATTGAAGTTGGAAGGTCTGATTCCCGGTTTTCACGGAATCCATGTTCATGAATTTCCTAAATGTGAGGGTCCGGATTTTAAAAGCGCAGGGAATCATTTTAATCCTGAAGGCAAAGAACATGGGCTGTTGCATCCGGAAGGTCCACATTTAGGAGACTTGCCAAATATTGAGGCAGACAGTGGCGGATTGGTAGACGCTGAGCTTATGGTGAGTGGGGCAACGCTTCTTGACGGCAAGAAGTCTATCCTGCAAGGAGAGGGAACGTCACTGATTATACAGGAAGGGCCTGATGACGGCATGAGTCAGCCTGGTGGTGATGCAGGCGCACGAATTGTCTGTGGTGTTATTAAAACAGATGAAGAGGCTGGTGGTGAAGAAAGCCCCACAGACCCTACAGATTTCAATGAAGAACAAGAAGAGTAA
- a CDS encoding NAD(P)/FAD-dependent oxidoreductase, with product MTDKIYDITILGAGPTGLFTAFYGGMRQASVKIIESLPHTGGQLTALYPEKYIYDVAGFPKVRAQELIDNLEEQARLFNPDIVLGQAIETVVKHEDGTFELTSNTGDKHFTKTIIITAGNGAFQPRRLKIEGSEQFEDINLHYHVKDMNHYKDKHVALLGGGDSAVDWALMLEPIAKKVTLIHRRDSFRAHESSVAQLMDSTVNILTPYVPIDVSGTDQINQLKLEEVKGDDKITLDVDAVLCNYGFVSTLGPIKDWGLEIDKNSIVVNTKMETNIPGIYAAGDITTYPGKVKLIATGFGEGPTAINNAKQYIDPKARIQPKHSTSMF from the coding sequence ATGACAGATAAAATATACGATATAACCATTCTCGGAGCGGGGCCCACCGGTTTATTTACCGCGTTTTATGGCGGTATGCGCCAGGCCAGTGTCAAAATCATTGAAAGCTTGCCTCACACAGGCGGCCAATTGACAGCTCTGTATCCCGAGAAGTATATATATGACGTAGCTGGTTTTCCGAAAGTTCGCGCCCAAGAACTGATCGACAACCTAGAGGAACAAGCACGTTTATTCAATCCGGATATTGTGCTCGGCCAGGCCATCGAAACAGTGGTTAAACATGAGGATGGAACATTTGAACTCACATCCAATACGGGTGACAAACATTTCACAAAAACCATCATTATCACAGCCGGAAATGGCGCATTCCAGCCCAGACGCCTTAAGATTGAAGGCTCAGAACAATTTGAAGATATCAATTTGCATTATCATGTGAAAGACATGAACCATTACAAGGATAAACATGTGGCATTACTAGGCGGTGGCGATTCGGCTGTGGACTGGGCCTTGATGTTGGAACCCATTGCTAAAAAAGTCACCTTGATTCACCGTCGTGATTCTTTCAGAGCACATGAAAGCAGTGTGGCCCAACTAATGGACTCGACTGTTAATATCCTTACCCCTTATGTACCGATTGATGTTTCCGGAACCGATCAAATTAATCAGCTGAAGCTTGAAGAAGTTAAGGGCGATGACAAGATCACCTTAGATGTCGATGCTGTGTTATGTAATTATGGGTTTGTCTCAACGCTTGGTCCAATCAAAGACTGGGGATTGGAAATCGATAAAAACAGCATTGTTGTCAACACTAAAATGGAGACCAACATTCCCGGAATTTATGCTGCAGGAGATATCACCACATATCCTGGGAAAGTAAAATTGATTGCCACAGGATTTGGAGAAGGACCAACTGCCATTAACAACGCCAAACAATACATCGATCCCAAAGCACGTATACAACCAAAACACTCAACCAGCATGTTTTAG
- a CDS encoding HesB/IscA family protein, which produces MPFTLTDSARDQVREMMKEEENDVRLRFGIQGGGCSGLSYSLGFDDEINEDLDLTEDINGIPVVIFKQDIPIIEGTKIDFKQNMMGGGFAIDNPNAIVNCGCGSSFRAKDKEGTPEKC; this is translated from the coding sequence TTGCCATTTACATTAACAGACAGTGCAAGGGATCAAGTACGTGAAATGATGAAAGAAGAAGAAAATGATGTCCGGTTGCGCTTTGGCATTCAGGGCGGTGGCTGCAGCGGCTTGTCCTACAGCCTCGGTTTTGATGATGAAATAAACGAAGACTTGGATTTAACAGAAGATATAAATGGAATTCCAGTCGTTATATTTAAGCAGGATATTCCTATTATAGAAGGTACAAAAATTGACTTTAAGCAAAATATGATGGGTGGCGGGTTCGCAATTGATAACCCGAACGCCATCGTTAATTGTGGCTGCGGGTCTTCTTTCCGGGCAAAAGACAAAGAAGGCACGCCAGAAAAATGTTAA
- the deoD gene encoding purine-nucleoside phosphorylase, which produces MSVHIGAKKGEIADKILLPGDPLRAKFIAEQYFDDVVQYNEVRGMYGFTGTYKGERVSVQGTGMGVPSISIYVNELIQSYDVKKLIRVGSCGAIQKDIKVRDVILAQGATTDSQVNKMIFGGIDYAPLADFDLLKKAYDLTQEKKLSTQVGNVFTSDTFYRDNAKEVNELLAAYKVLAIEMETTALYTLAAKYGRQALSILTVSDHILTGGETTAEERQTTFNDMMEIALDAIIQ; this is translated from the coding sequence ATGAGTGTACATATTGGAGCAAAAAAAGGCGAAATTGCAGATAAAATACTTTTACCAGGAGATCCGCTCCGTGCCAAATTCATAGCGGAACAATATTTCGACGATGTTGTTCAATATAATGAAGTTCGCGGAATGTATGGATTCACTGGAACGTACAAAGGGGAACGCGTTTCTGTTCAGGGAACTGGTATGGGAGTACCCTCTATTTCAATCTATGTCAACGAGCTGATCCAGAGTTATGACGTCAAAAAATTAATTCGTGTCGGCAGCTGTGGCGCCATTCAAAAAGACATCAAAGTGCGTGATGTTATTCTGGCCCAAGGTGCTACAACCGATTCACAGGTCAACAAGATGATTTTTGGCGGTATTGATTACGCGCCACTGGCAGACTTTGATTTGCTCAAAAAAGCATATGATCTCACCCAAGAGAAGAAGTTAAGCACTCAAGTCGGAAACGTCTTCACAAGTGATACTTTCTACAGAGACAACGCCAAAGAAGTGAATGAATTGTTAGCCGCTTATAAGGTGCTTGCAATTGAAATGGAAACGACAGCGCTATACACCCTTGCAGCTAAATATGGTCGTCAGGCATTATCCATTCTAACCGTTTCCGATCATATCCTGACAGGTGGAGAAACGACAGCAGAAGAACGACAAACAACCTTTAATGATATGATGGAAATTGCTTTGGATGCCATCATTCAATAA
- a CDS encoding biotin transporter BioY, producing MKLRTVDLTFGAVFVCLMAIGANITVWFPFLAIPIGGASVPLSLQTFFAILTGLMLGAKRALMALLTYVLIGIAGVPVFANLQAGPVQLIKPTGGFILSFILVAVIAGWIAEQKKKPSLGIYMTGAIAGLTINYMVGVNYMYLAMNSWLDLEISYTVAWSGMIPFLIKDAGMAVLAAVFMVQISKRLPTHWTQTRTKQLA from the coding sequence TTGAAACTAAGAACTGTTGATTTAACGTTTGGAGCTGTTTTTGTATGTTTAATGGCAATCGGAGCTAACATTACAGTATGGTTTCCGTTCCTTGCAATACCCATTGGTGGTGCGAGCGTTCCACTGTCTCTGCAAACCTTCTTTGCGATTCTTACTGGTCTGATGTTGGGAGCGAAACGGGCTTTAATGGCTCTTCTTACCTATGTTCTGATCGGCATAGCGGGCGTCCCTGTATTTGCCAACTTACAAGCAGGCCCCGTACAGCTTATTAAGCCTACTGGGGGATTTATCTTATCATTTATTTTAGTCGCTGTTATTGCAGGGTGGATTGCTGAGCAGAAAAAGAAACCATCACTTGGAATTTATATGACCGGGGCAATTGCAGGGTTAACGATCAACTATATGGTTGGAGTCAATTATATGTATCTCGCCATGAACAGCTGGCTTGATCTGGAAATTTCCTATACAGTGGCTTGGAGTGGTATGATTCCATTTCTTATTAAAGACGCAGGCATGGCTGTTCTTGCTGCAGTTTTCATGGTGCAAATCAGCAAACGGCTGCCCACTCATTGGACACAAACACGCACAAAACAACTTGCCTAA
- a CDS encoding MalY/PatB family protein, which translates to MRQFEQLLDRKNTRSVKWDALQLLFETDDVLPMWVADMDFKAPEAVTQALQKRVDHGVYGYTSIDNDIHSAIIDWISKRHNWDIQGEWLTFSPGVVTSLHIAVQTFTEPGDSILIQSPVYTPFYSVIEQHDRTLIKNPLTETNGYYTIDFEDFENKLKQGVKAFILCSPHNPVGRVWTKDELQRMAELCLEYDVLMISDEIHCDLVYPGFKHIPLASLSNDIKKQTITCMSPSKTFNLAGLQASYIITEDDDKRKQLDEAFEKQGLKMLNTMGNFALEAAYRCGEKWLDELMTTLESHKTYVIKRLTEDTNGKLNVLEPEGTYLLWIDFSKLGMTNEEIKDFLVKEAKVGLNNGAAYGEEGSQYMRMNIACPHETLEEGVTRVVEAVNRRF; encoded by the coding sequence ATGAGACAGTTTGAGCAACTTCTTGACCGCAAAAACACACGTTCGGTCAAATGGGACGCACTTCAGTTATTATTTGAAACAGATGACGTCTTGCCAATGTGGGTGGCTGACATGGATTTCAAAGCGCCTGAGGCCGTGACCCAAGCATTGCAAAAGCGGGTCGATCATGGCGTATATGGTTATACAAGCATTGACAATGATATCCACTCCGCCATTATAGATTGGATCAGCAAAAGGCATAACTGGGACATTCAGGGGGAATGGTTAACCTTTAGTCCTGGCGTGGTAACAAGCCTGCATATTGCAGTTCAGACGTTTACAGAACCGGGAGACAGCATCCTTATTCAATCTCCTGTCTATACACCATTCTACAGCGTGATCGAACAGCATGACCGGACATTGATTAAAAATCCACTCACTGAAACAAATGGTTACTACACCATTGACTTTGAGGATTTTGAAAATAAATTAAAGCAAGGGGTTAAAGCTTTTATCTTGTGCTCGCCTCACAACCCAGTCGGCCGTGTCTGGACAAAGGATGAACTTCAAAGGATGGCTGAATTGTGTCTTGAATATGATGTTCTAATGATTTCAGATGAAATTCATTGTGACTTGGTTTATCCAGGCTTTAAACATATCCCGCTTGCATCTTTGTCAAATGACATCAAAAAGCAGACCATTACCTGTATGTCCCCTTCAAAAACATTCAATCTCGCTGGTTTGCAAGCATCTTACATAATTACTGAAGATGACGACAAACGCAAACAGCTTGATGAAGCTTTTGAAAAACAGGGGCTTAAAATGTTGAACACAATGGGCAATTTTGCTCTTGAAGCGGCCTATCGGTGCGGTGAAAAATGGCTGGACGAATTGATGACGACTTTGGAATCCCATAAGACCTATGTTATAAAACGATTAACAGAAGATACAAACGGCAAATTAAACGTTCTAGAGCCTGAGGGGACTTATCTTCTTTGGATTGATTTCAGTAAGTTAGGTATGACAAATGAAGAAATTAAAGACTTTCTTGTTAAAGAAGCGAAAGTTGGTTTAAATAATGGGGCTGCATATGGTGAAGAAGGCTCTCAATATATGCGCATGAACATTGCCTGCCCGCATGAAACTTTGGAAGAAGGCGTCACGCGAGTGGTGGAGGCGGTTAATAGACGCTTTTAA